In Myxococcota bacterium, the DNA window TCGCAGGTATCGCCGGTGAGCATCCAGCCATCCGGGGTCCGGAGCTTCGCGTTCGCTTCGTCGTCGTCGTAGTAGCCCTGGCTCGTGAGGGGGCCGAGGCAACCCGCCTGGCCGCGGCCGCCGGCTGTGACGTCCCGTCCCGCCTCGTCGAACAGGCGCACCTGCATCTCGTCGATGACATGGCCCGCGGTGCGCAGGCGCACGTCGCGGGTGTCGTCGAGGGTCGTGCGGGACAGCGCCCCGGTCTCGTTCGAGCCATAGAACTGGAGCACCCGCGCACCCGTGCGCTCTTCGAAGGCCGCGGCGCGCGCGTAGGGGACGGCTTCGCCCCCGGTGAACAGCACGCGCAGTGACGGCAGTGGGCGCTCCGCGAGTGCGTCGAGCATGAGGATGAACTGGGTGCTGACTGCGGCCAGCACGCTGACCTGGTGCTGGGCGATCGCGTCGATCATGGCCGCCGCGTCGAAATCGGGGAGCAGCACCGTCGGCGCACCGAGCAGGGTCGGCGTGAAATGCGCGGTCCACAGGCCGAAACCGAAGGGGGCGGGCAGAGCGCTCAGGAAAACGTCGTCCGCTCCCAGGCCTCCTGCCTCCACGGCGAGCCGGTGAAAGTGGTTCCAGCGCGCCTGATCGTGGGTCACGCACTTCGGAAGCCCGGTGGTTCCCGAGGTGGAGTTCAGCAGGAAGAGGTCGGTCGGTCCGAGTCGGCGGCCTGGATCGAGCTCGTGGGCCGGCGCGGGGGCCGGGCCGCCGTCGAGGGCGACTTCTCCGGTGAGGGTCGTTCCGTCGCCGCAGACGAAGTGATGGCGGAGGGCCGTCTCTGCGCGGAGCGGTTCCGTCCAGCGGGCGAGATCGAGCCCGCGATGGTGGGCTTCCGAGAGCAGTGCGCGCGCGCCCGAGCGGGTGATCAGGTGCCGGATCTCCGCTTCGCCAGCGCGGGGACCGATGCCGACGGCGACGAGCCCCGCTCTCTCGGTGGCGAGGAAGGCGGTGTGGACGCCCGGCCCGTCGGGCAACAGCACGGCGACGCGGTCGCCGGGTTCGAGCCCGGCTGCGACCAGGCGCCGTGCCCAGGCATCCGAGCGCTCCGCGTACTCGCGCCAGCTGCAACGCCGGGTTCCCACCAGGAACGCGGGCGCGTCGGGGGTGCGGGCGGCGTGGGCGTCGACGAGGTTGGCGAGGGTCTGCACGGACACGGCGACCGGACTACTGGATCGCCTTCGTCTCTCGCAACGCAGCGAGTTCGTCCGCGGAGAAACCCCACTCGGACAACACCGCGTCGGTATGGGCGCCCCCCACGGCCGGCGGGCGCTGGACCCCGCCCGGCGTGCGAGAGAAGCGCGGCGCCGGTGCGGGCTGGGCAACGCCGTCGATCTCGAGGAACGCGTTCCGCGCCCGGTTGTGGGGGTGCTCGCGCGCCTCTCCCATGTCGAGCACCGGGGCGAAGCACGCGTCACTGCCTTCGAGGAGTTCGCACCACGCGTCGCGGCTGCGCGTCTTGAACAGGTCCGCGAAGCGCTCGCGGAGCTTCGGCCATTGGGCGCGGTCGTGCTGGTCCGGGAGCGACTCGGCGTCGAGTCCGGTCTTCTCGAGCAACGTCGCGTAGAACTGGGGCTCGATCGATCCGAGCGAGACGTACTTGCCGTCCGAGGTCTCGTAGGCGTCGTACCAGGGGGCACCGCTGTCGAGCATGTTGGTGCCGGGCGGTCCCCAGAACCCGGATTGCTGCGCCGAGTGGAAGACGGTCATCAATGCGGACGCGCCGTCGACCATCGCGGCGTCGACGACCTGTCCTTCCCCAGATCGCACGCGTTCGAGCAGCGCGCACACCATCCCGAAGGCGAGGAGCAGTCCACCGCCGCCGAAGTCTCCGACGAGGTTGAGCGGGGGTGTCGGCGGTTGGTCGGCGCGACCGATGTGGGCGAGCGCACCGGCGAGCGCGATGTAGTTGATGTCATGACCCGCGGCCTGGGCCAGAGGACCCTCTTGGCCAAAGCCGGTCATGCGTCCGTAGACCAGGCGCGGATTGCGGCCCAGGCACACGTCGGGACCGAGTCCGAGTCGCTCCATCACGCCGGGTCGGAAGCCCTCGAAGAGGCCGTCCGCCTGTTCGACCAGACGCAGGACGGTGTCGAGCGCTCGGGGTTGCTTCAAATCGACGCAGATGCTGCGACGGCCCCGGCTCAAGAGGTCGCCAGAGACCTGGTCTTCGGACACGAAGGCAGCCGGCCCCGGTTTGACGATCCGGATCACCTCGGCACCCATGTCCGCGAGCACCATCGCGCAGTACGGACCGGGTCCGATCCCCGCGATCTCCAGCAGCCGAATCCCCTCGAGCGGTCCCATGGCGTCCTCCTCGGCCGCCCGTGGGGGCGGGAGCCGCAGGATACCCGGCCTGTGGGTCCCAGAACGGCCGCAAAACCTCCGAATTGGGAGGGAATCCCCGCGGGTTGGC includes these proteins:
- a CDS encoding class I adenylate-forming enzyme family protein, producing MSVQTLANLVDAHAARTPDAPAFLVGTRRCSWREYAERSDAWARRLVAAGLEPGDRVAVLLPDGPGVHTAFLATERAGLVAVGIGPRAGEAEIRHLITRSGARALLSEAHHRGLDLARWTEPLRAETALRHHFVCGDGTTLTGEVALDGGPAPAPAHELDPGRRLGPTDLFLLNSTSGTTGLPKCVTHDQARWNHFHRLAVEAGGLGADDVFLSALPAPFGFGLWTAHFTPTLLGAPTVLLPDFDAAAMIDAIAQHQVSVLAAVSTQFILMLDALAERPLPSLRVLFTGGEAVPYARAAAFEERTGARVLQFYGSNETGALSRTTLDDTRDVRLRTAGHVIDEMQVRLFDEAGRDVTAGGRGQAGCLGPLTSQGYYDDDEANAKLRTPDGWMLTGDTCEIDAAGVLRVVGRTADIIIRGGKNISAPVVEAAVGSHPAVALAAAVPVPDAVFGERVCAVVELLPGQTLDLEALTAHLREAGVSVESWPEHLWVVDELPRSSGGKIAKGTLRTQAAQALGLEERQ
- a CDS encoding CaiB/BaiF CoA-transferase family protein; the protein is MGPLEGIRLLEIAGIGPGPYCAMVLADMGAEVIRIVKPGPAAFVSEDQVSGDLLSRGRRSICVDLKQPRALDTVLRLVEQADGLFEGFRPGVMERLGLGPDVCLGRNPRLVYGRMTGFGQEGPLAQAAGHDINYIALAGALAHIGRADQPPTPPLNLVGDFGGGGLLLAFGMVCALLERVRSGEGQVVDAAMVDGASALMTVFHSAQQSGFWGPPGTNMLDSGAPWYDAYETSDGKYVSLGSIEPQFYATLLEKTGLDAESLPDQHDRAQWPKLRERFADLFKTRSRDAWCELLEGSDACFAPVLDMGEAREHPHNRARNAFLEIDGVAQPAPAPRFSRTPGGVQRPPAVGGAHTDAVLSEWGFSADELAALRETKAIQ